One window of Thermocoleostomius sinensis A174 genomic DNA carries:
- a CDS encoding BsuBI/PstI family type II restriction endonuclease — MATFLTDSADIARVYYSSKLNLKQRSELGQFLTPATVARFMAGQFNNLSGHIHLLDPGAGIGTLTAAVVERLLANPAQVGSCSITAYEVEPVFFPSLNQTLTECCAALSSKGIQADYYLRKENFIKASSEMNLPLFQKVVPSFTHAILNPPYKKIHSQSAEKKVLSSIGIDTVNFYSAFVWLAILQLIDDGEMVAITPRSFCNGTYFRPFRKAFLEYMKLDKIHIFESRTATFSEGEVLQENIIFHALRSKQKPSNVKITSNSEIALDEISESRYASYDEVIEPNDSEQFIHIVTNPLKNSLRVQMNKMPCTLDEIGLEVSTGPVVDFRLKTSLRNYLSDGTVPLLYPESVKLSKLVFPPDNPRKPIAIEKNQDTEKWLIEPGWYVLTKRFSSKEEKRRVVAAVCSPIGSKSLGVENHLNYYHAKGKGMPPDVAKGLATFLNSTLFDSYFRQFSGHTQVNATDLRRVKYPCKNDLIQIGVRVGSNDLNQEEIDKVVHEVLSIMDEATAAVQANKRIEEALVILKAISAPREQQNERSALCLLALADIQPDKPWSQATAPKRGITEMMDWFRDHYGKQYAPNTRETVRRQTMHQFVQMGLVVENPDKPDRPINSPKWCYQLHQQALSLLQVYGSERWEEARRNYAVSVTNLLQARNRNLSMIPITLPDGQAIQLSSGGQNILIKDILESFCPRFTPGGVVLYIGDAGDKFIINETQKFREMGIELDPHGKMPDVVVYHRQQDWLVLIEAVTSHGPVNLKRHNELKQLFQSSRKGLVFVTAFPSRREMTRYLAEISWETEVWVADQPDHMIHFNGERFLGPY, encoded by the coding sequence ATGGCAACGTTCCTTACTGATTCTGCTGATATTGCTAGAGTCTACTACTCCTCAAAATTGAACTTGAAACAGCGTAGTGAGTTGGGTCAGTTCTTGACCCCCGCAACTGTCGCACGTTTCATGGCAGGACAATTCAACAACCTGTCTGGTCACATTCACCTTCTAGATCCTGGGGCTGGAATTGGAACTTTAACTGCTGCTGTAGTAGAGCGGTTACTGGCAAACCCTGCTCAGGTTGGTAGTTGCAGCATTACAGCATATGAAGTCGAACCAGTCTTCTTCCCCTCGCTAAATCAAACCCTCACAGAATGCTGTGCTGCTTTGAGCAGCAAAGGAATTCAAGCAGATTATTACTTGCGAAAGGAGAATTTCATAAAAGCTAGTAGTGAAATGAACTTGCCACTCTTCCAGAAGGTAGTTCCAAGCTTTACTCATGCAATTCTTAATCCACCTTATAAGAAGATTCATAGTCAATCAGCAGAAAAGAAAGTTCTTTCAAGTATTGGGATTGATACTGTAAATTTCTACAGCGCATTTGTTTGGCTTGCCATCCTACAACTTATAGATGATGGCGAAATGGTTGCGATTACGCCTAGAAGTTTTTGCAATGGAACGTATTTTCGCCCTTTCCGAAAAGCTTTTCTAGAATATATGAAACTAGATAAAATTCATATATTTGAGAGTAGAACAGCAACCTTCTCAGAAGGTGAGGTATTGCAGGAAAATATTATTTTTCACGCACTAAGATCTAAACAAAAACCTAGCAATGTAAAAATAACTAGCAATTCTGAGATTGCATTAGATGAGATTTCAGAATCAAGATATGCTTCCTATGACGAAGTAATTGAGCCGAATGATTCCGAACAGTTTATTCATATTGTTACAAATCCTCTCAAAAATTCCTTGAGAGTTCAAATGAATAAAATGCCCTGTACGTTGGATGAAATAGGCTTAGAAGTTTCGACGGGTCCAGTTGTTGATTTTCGCCTAAAAACATCTTTAAGAAACTATTTGAGTGATGGAACTGTTCCACTACTTTATCCAGAATCTGTAAAACTAAGTAAATTAGTGTTTCCTCCTGACAATCCCCGCAAGCCCATTGCGATCGAAAAAAATCAAGATACAGAAAAATGGCTAATTGAGCCTGGTTGGTATGTTTTGACAAAACGTTTTTCATCTAAAGAAGAAAAGCGTCGTGTTGTTGCTGCTGTATGTTCTCCTATTGGTTCAAAATCTCTTGGTGTCGAAAATCATCTCAATTACTATCATGCTAAAGGAAAAGGAATGCCCCCTGATGTAGCTAAAGGTTTAGCAACATTTCTTAATTCAACTTTATTTGATAGCTACTTTCGTCAATTTAGTGGACATACACAAGTTAATGCTACCGACCTTCGTAGGGTTAAATATCCATGTAAAAATGACTTGATCCAAATAGGAGTTCGAGTTGGGAGCAATGACTTAAACCAAGAAGAAATCGATAAAGTTGTACATGAAGTTCTATCAATTATGGATGAAGCGACAGCCGCAGTTCAAGCAAACAAGCGAATCGAAGAAGCACTTGTAATTCTCAAGGCTATCTCTGCTCCTAGAGAGCAACAAAATGAAAGATCTGCACTCTGTTTACTTGCGTTAGCAGATATTCAACCTGATAAACCCTGGAGCCAAGCTACTGCACCAAAACGCGGAATCACAGAAATGATGGATTGGTTCCGTGATCATTACGGAAAACAATATGCACCAAACACACGCGAAACTGTTCGACGACAGACAATGCATCAATTTGTGCAGATGGGATTGGTGGTTGAAAATCCAGACAAACCAGACCGACCAATTAACAGCCCTAAGTGGTGCTACCAACTTCATCAGCAAGCGTTATCACTGCTTCAAGTTTATGGCTCTGAGAGGTGGGAAGAAGCTCGTAGAAATTACGCGGTTTCAGTTACTAATTTGTTGCAAGCCAGGAATCGAAATTTGTCCATGATTCCTATAACCTTGCCCGATGGTCAGGCGATTCAGCTTTCGTCAGGTGGGCAAAATATTTTAATTAAAGACATCTTAGAAAGCTTTTGTCCAAGATTTACGCCAGGGGGCGTAGTTCTATATATTGGCGATGCTGGTGATAAATTTATAATCAATGAAACACAAAAATTCCGAGAAATGGGGATTGAATTAGATCCTCACGGAAAAATGCCTGATGTTGTGGTGTATCACAGACAGCAAGATTGGCTTGTCCTTATAGAAGCTGTGACTAGTCATGGTCCAGTTAACTTAAAACGCCACAATGAGCTAAAACAGCTCTTTCAGTCAAGTCGTAAGGGTCTAGTCTTTGTTACTGCTTTCCCCAGTCGTAGGGAAATGACTCGGTATCTTGCCGAAATTTCCTGGGAAACGGAAGTTTGGGTCGCTGATCAGCCCGATCACATGATTCACTTTAATGGAGAGAGATTCCTCGGTCCATATTAG
- a CDS encoding IS5 family transposase, producing MSKAYPSNLTRAQYEVLSELIPAAKPGGRPRSVDLWEVLNAMLYVLVEGCRWRSLPGDFPAWQTVYTYFRNWRLDGTWISIHDQLHQWVRIDAQRYPSPSEAIIDSQSIKSAAGVHQQVGFDGGKLITGRKRFLTVDTLGLVLRVFVSAANLGEREGGKRVLKRVKRMKKKVSRLITIWVDGGFDGAPFLMWVMDVCRWIVQVVLRPEQTKGFSLLKKRWVVERTFGWLMGCRRLVRDYELLPETSETLIYLAMIRIMVRRLA from the coding sequence ATGAGTAAAGCATATCCCAGTAACCTAACCCGCGCCCAATATGAGGTTTTGAGTGAATTAATTCCAGCAGCAAAGCCAGGTGGTCGTCCTCGCAGCGTTGACCTGTGGGAGGTGCTCAATGCCATGCTCTATGTTCTGGTTGAAGGCTGTCGTTGGCGTTCTTTACCTGGTGATTTCCCAGCCTGGCAGACGGTGTACACGTACTTCCGCAACTGGCGATTGGACGGCACCTGGATTTCCATTCATGACCAGTTGCACCAGTGGGTTCGCATCGATGCGCAACGCTATCCTAGTCCATCAGAAGCGATCATCGATAGCCAAAGCATCAAGAGTGCAGCAGGAGTTCATCAACAAGTTGGCTTTGATGGAGGCAAGCTGATTACAGGACGCAAACGATTTTTAACGGTGGATACGTTAGGACTGGTTTTGCGGGTGTTTGTGAGTGCGGCAAACCTGGGGGAACGCGAAGGGGGCAAACGTGTCCTCAAACGAGTCAAACGGATGAAGAAAAAGGTTTCACGCTTAATCACCATTTGGGTAGACGGCGGGTTCGATGGCGCCCCTTTTCTGATGTGGGTGATGGATGTTTGTCGTTGGATTGTGCAAGTTGTACTGCGACCTGAGCAAACCAAAGGCTTTAGCTTGCTCAAAAAGAGGTGGGTGGTAGAACGAACTTTTGGTTGGCTAATGGGATGCAGACGGTTGGTCAGAGACTATGAATTATTACCAGAGACATCAGAAACCTTGATCTACCTTGCCATGATTCGGATTATGGTGAGGCGGTTGGCATAA
- a CDS encoding family 2 glycosyl transferase has protein sequence MPDEHQNNHQDVAAIITAMTDGEEPFLLETLEATLTDPSIGQIILCIEEKNAWLDRILGSLKEDPRLEIVHMPMAFLGAVRNHALNFVRMHWVAYCDGDDVWCTGKTFIQRRWADATKSDFVGADHALINEDGKLCAFTLARNIPMPSSWLVRTEIMKQYPFQDSLPSVEDGEWWIRTKDAVRKSRCPKVLLKYRVRSGSLSSNTPSKKRKARIVSFASLPILRQITLLTWCIWLATRQEEYVWLKSWGQRPSSISTHARENS, from the coding sequence ATGCCTGACGAGCATCAAAACAATCATCAAGATGTAGCAGCAATAATCACAGCCATGACAGATGGTGAAGAGCCGTTTTTATTGGAAACATTAGAAGCAACGCTTACAGACCCAAGCATCGGTCAAATTATCCTTTGTATTGAGGAGAAGAATGCTTGGTTAGATAGGATTCTCGGTAGTCTCAAGGAAGATCCAAGATTGGAAATAGTACATATGCCAATGGCTTTTCTAGGAGCAGTTCGGAATCACGCTCTAAATTTTGTCAGGATGCATTGGGTCGCTTACTGTGATGGTGATGATGTGTGGTGTACAGGTAAGACTTTCATCCAGAGGCGTTGGGCAGACGCTACAAAAAGTGATTTCGTAGGTGCTGATCACGCCCTCATCAATGAAGATGGTAAGCTATGCGCATTTACCCTAGCACGCAATATCCCCATGCCTTCTTCATGGTTGGTACGTACTGAAATAATGAAGCAATACCCATTTCAAGACTCACTACCGTCAGTGGAGGATGGTGAGTGGTGGATACGAACGAAGGATGCCGTTCGCAAATCTAGGTGCCCTAAAGTACTCTTAAAATATCGTGTCCGCTCTGGTAGCCTTAGTTCAAACACGCCATCTAAAAAGCGAAAGGCAAGGATTGTAAGTTTTGCGAGTTTGCCAATTCTTAGGCAAATTACTCTTCTAACTTGGTGTATTTGGTTGGCTACAAGGCAAGAAGAATACGTTTGGCTCAAATCATGGGGACAGCGACCCAGCTCCATTAGCACTCATGCAAGGGAAAATAGCTGA
- a CDS encoding type II toxin-antitoxin system VapC family toxin — MLLDTSGLLCYLHRDEPQHEKAVQLVDDSTSGLLTHSHVLAELVALALIRRFPRAKVLAFVVDLVDNPDIETVWVDEQLHREAMQLLLARQDKGYSLCDAVSFILMRQRGITDALTTDRHFEQERFIRLLPPAS, encoded by the coding sequence GTGCTTTTAGATACATCTGGCTTGCTGTGCTACTTGCATCGTGATGAGCCGCAGCATGAGAAAGCTGTACAACTTGTCGATGATTCAACCAGTGGGCTTCTGACTCACAGCCATGTCCTGGCTGAGTTGGTGGCCCTTGCCCTCATTCGTCGCTTTCCTCGGGCTAAGGTTTTAGCGTTTGTAGTTGACTTGGTTGATAACCCGGACATTGAAACGGTTTGGGTTGATGAGCAACTGCACCGAGAGGCTATGCAGCTTTTGCTTGCTCGGCAGGACAAGGGGTATTCCTTATGCGATGCGGTCAGCTTTATTCTGATGCGCCAGCGGGGAATAACCGATGCATTGACGACAGATCGCCATTTTGAGCAGGAGAGATTTATTAGACTCCTGCCGCCAGCTAGCTAA